A region of Geobacillus sp. 46C-IIa DNA encodes the following proteins:
- a CDS encoding site-2 protease family protein codes for MNKYLGLLGKLHVHPLLWLIGGMAVLTAHFKQLCLLFFIVLIHELGHAAAAAFFSWRVKRILLLPFGGVAEVEEHGNRPFREEWIVTLAGPAQHLWLTAAGFFLWEAGWMDDGSWELFFRYNAALFSLNLLPIWPLDGGKLLFLLLSYRRPFSEAHRNMVAISAAVLTVSIVLLLAFAPRQLDLWAIAAFLAHALWQEKKQHPYVVMRFLLERYYGKKGDYARLQTITVPADERISAVLQRFYRGQKHAIVVVRDGRERTTLDENELLHAFFAEKRTDAPLGALIY; via the coding sequence TTGAATAAGTATCTCGGGCTGCTTGGAAAGTTGCACGTTCATCCGTTGCTATGGCTGATCGGCGGCATGGCGGTATTGACCGCCCATTTTAAGCAGCTTTGTTTGCTGTTTTTCATCGTGCTCATTCATGAGCTTGGCCATGCGGCGGCGGCGGCGTTTTTTTCTTGGCGGGTGAAGCGGATTTTGCTGCTGCCGTTCGGTGGAGTGGCAGAAGTGGAGGAACATGGAAATCGCCCATTCCGTGAAGAGTGGATCGTGACGCTCGCCGGGCCGGCGCAGCATCTTTGGCTGACGGCGGCGGGGTTTTTTTTATGGGAGGCCGGCTGGATGGATGACGGAAGTTGGGAGCTGTTTTTCCGTTATAACGCGGCTCTGTTTAGTTTAAACTTGCTGCCGATCTGGCCGCTTGACGGCGGCAAGCTGCTGTTTTTGCTTTTGTCGTACCGCCGTCCGTTCAGCGAAGCGCACCGGAACATGGTTGCCATATCAGCGGCTGTGCTGACGGTCAGCATCGTCCTTTTGCTTGCATTCGCACCGCGCCAGCTTGATTTATGGGCGATTGCCGCCTTTTTAGCGCATGCGCTTTGGCAAGAGAAGAAACAGCATCCATATGTGGTCATGCGCTTTTTGCTTGAACGGTATTACGGGAAAAAGGGCGATTACGCAAGGCTGCAGACGATTACCGTTCCGGCGGATGAGCGCATCTCCGCCGTGCTGCAGCGCTTTTACCGCGGGCAAAAACATGCGATCGTCGTCGTACGCGACGGCCGCGAACGGACGACGCTTGATGAAAACGAGCTGCTGCACGCGTTTTTTGCTGAAAAGCGGACCGATGCGCCGCTTGGCGCACTCATTTATTGA
- the rplU gene encoding 50S ribosomal protein L21, with product MYAIIETGGKQLKVEEGQEIYIEKLDANEGDTVTFDKVLFVGGETVKIGNPTVEGATVTAKVQKHGRQKKIIVFKYKAKKNYRRKQGHRQPYTKVVIEKINA from the coding sequence ATGTACGCAATCATTGAAACTGGCGGCAAACAATTGAAAGTAGAAGAAGGCCAAGAAATTTACATCGAAAAACTGGATGCCAATGAAGGCGATACGGTGACGTTTGATAAAGTGCTGTTCGTCGGCGGGGAAACGGTAAAAATCGGAAACCCGACGGTCGAAGGTGCAACGGTCACGGCGAAAGTGCAAAAGCACGGCCGACAAAAGAAAATCATCGTCTTCAAATATAAAGCGAAAAAGAACTATCGCCGCAAACAAGGCCACCGTCAGCCGTACACGAAAGTTGTCATCGAAAAAATCAACGCGTAA
- a CDS encoding ribosomal-processing cysteine protease Prp, which translates to MIRITIEREADGRIRAFTMDGHAGFAKRGQDIVCAGASAVSFGTINAIEALAGVRPHVSLGQDGGYLRCELPELEEAATAEKVQLLLEAMVVSLKTIERDYGKFIRVTSI; encoded by the coding sequence ATGATCCGCATTACGATTGAACGAGAAGCGGACGGCCGCATTCGCGCGTTCACGATGGACGGGCACGCCGGGTTCGCCAAGCGCGGGCAGGATATCGTCTGCGCCGGCGCTTCGGCCGTTTCGTTCGGCACCATCAATGCCATCGAGGCGCTTGCCGGCGTTCGCCCGCACGTTTCGCTCGGCCAAGACGGAGGCTATCTTCGCTGTGAGCTTCCGGAGCTGGAAGAAGCAGCGACGGCAGAGAAAGTGCAATTGTTGTTGGAAGCGATGGTCGTCTCGCTAAAGACGATCGAACGCGACTACGGGAAGTTCATCCGCGTGACATCTATCTAG
- the rpmA gene encoding 50S ribosomal protein L27 — protein sequence MLRLDLQFFASKKGVGSTKNGRDSIAKRLGAKRADGQFVTGGSILYRQRGTKVHPGLNVGRGGDDTLYAKIDGIVRFERLGRDRKRVSVYPVSQEA from the coding sequence ATGCTGAGACTCGACTTGCAGTTTTTCGCTTCGAAAAAAGGGGTCGGTTCGACGAAAAACGGCCGTGACTCGATCGCGAAGCGCCTTGGCGCAAAGCGCGCTGACGGTCAGTTTGTGACGGGCGGCTCCATTTTGTACCGCCAACGCGGAACGAAAGTTCATCCAGGCCTGAACGTCGGCCGCGGCGGCGATGACACGCTGTACGCGAAAATTGACGGCATCGTCCGCTTCGAGCGGCTCGGCCGCGACCGCAAACGCGTCAGCGTCTACCCGGTCAGCCAAGAAGCGTAA
- a CDS encoding sporulation initiation phosphotransferase B → MEKRWTVVEVMRHARHDWLNKIQLIKGHLALNKIERVQEIINGIIGEMQQETRLTNLKAERFAELVMTYNWEPRPIFLEYEITGGEADLSLYDERLTEWCCGFLHLLEMQADRQTENHVCLSIELSYGRASLFFDYRGAWQDGEAVRTWLERCEPAPPLRLVSFAVGTEELTVELELLFRPGGPYS, encoded by the coding sequence ATGGAAAAGCGATGGACGGTCGTTGAAGTGATGCGCCATGCCCGCCATGACTGGCTGAACAAAATTCAGCTCATTAAAGGTCATTTGGCGCTCAATAAAATCGAGCGGGTGCAGGAGATCATCAATGGCATTATCGGCGAGATGCAGCAGGAAACCCGGCTGACGAACTTGAAGGCCGAGCGGTTCGCCGAACTGGTCATGACCTACAACTGGGAGCCGCGCCCGATTTTTCTTGAGTATGAAATCACAGGCGGCGAGGCGGATTTGTCATTGTATGACGAACGATTGACCGAATGGTGCTGCGGCTTTCTTCACCTTCTGGAGATGCAGGCTGACAGACAGACAGAAAACCATGTATGTTTGTCGATCGAGCTGTCTTACGGGCGGGCGTCGCTGTTTTTTGATTATCGCGGCGCGTGGCAGGACGGTGAGGCCGTCCGCACTTGGCTGGAACGCTGCGAGCCGGCGCCGCCGCTTCGTCTTGTGTCGTTTGCCGTCGGCACCGAAGAACTGACAGTGGAGCTCGAGCTGCTGTTCCGCCCCGGGGGGCCTTATTCTTAA
- the obgE gene encoding GTPase ObgE, with the protein MFVDQVKIYVKGGDGGNGMVAFRREKYVPKGGPAGGDGGKGGDVVFVVDEGLRTLMDFRYQRHFKAPRGENGMSKNQHGKNAEDLLVKVPPGTVVIDADTNEVLADLTEEGQRFVVAKGGRGGRGNTRFATAANPAPEIAENGEPGEERNVILELKLLADVGLVGFPSVGKSTLLSVVSAARPKIAEYHFTTLAPNLGVVETEDGRSFVMADLPGLIEGAHEGVGLGHQFLRHIERTRVIVHVIDMAAVEGRDPYDDYVVINEELKQYNLRLTERPQIVAANKMDMPSAEENLRRFQEKVGEAVPVFPISAATRQGVRELLFAIADLLETTPEFPLYEPEEPAVQRVVYKYEKEELPFAITRGSDGAFILSGDKIEKLFKMTDFSREESVRRFARQLRAIGVDDALRERGAKDGDTVRLLDYEFEFVDDWDER; encoded by the coding sequence ATGTTTGTCGATCAAGTGAAAATTTATGTCAAAGGCGGGGACGGCGGCAACGGCATGGTCGCGTTCCGCCGTGAAAAATATGTCCCGAAAGGCGGGCCGGCCGGCGGGGACGGCGGCAAAGGCGGCGACGTTGTGTTCGTCGTCGATGAAGGGCTGCGGACGTTGATGGATTTCCGCTACCAGCGCCATTTTAAAGCGCCGCGCGGCGAAAACGGCATGTCGAAAAACCAGCATGGCAAAAATGCGGAAGACTTGCTTGTCAAAGTGCCGCCGGGGACGGTGGTCATCGATGCCGATACGAACGAAGTGCTCGCCGACTTGACGGAAGAAGGACAGCGGTTTGTTGTCGCCAAAGGCGGACGCGGCGGGCGCGGCAACACTCGTTTTGCGACCGCGGCCAATCCGGCGCCGGAGATCGCGGAAAACGGCGAGCCGGGCGAGGAGCGCAACGTCATTTTGGAATTAAAACTGCTCGCTGATGTTGGTCTTGTCGGGTTCCCAAGCGTCGGCAAATCGACGTTATTGTCCGTCGTTTCGGCAGCAAGACCGAAAATTGCCGAGTACCACTTTACGACGCTCGCGCCGAATTTGGGTGTTGTCGAAACGGAAGACGGCCGCAGTTTTGTCATGGCCGACTTGCCGGGGCTGATTGAAGGCGCCCACGAGGGAGTCGGTTTGGGGCATCAGTTTTTGCGCCATATTGAACGGACGCGCGTCATTGTCCATGTCATCGACATGGCTGCGGTGGAAGGGCGCGATCCGTACGACGATTACGTCGTCATCAATGAGGAGCTGAAGCAATACAATTTGCGCTTGACGGAACGGCCGCAAATTGTCGCTGCCAATAAAATGGACATGCCAAGCGCCGAAGAAAACTTGCGTCGTTTTCAAGAGAAAGTCGGCGAGGCGGTGCCGGTCTTTCCGATTTCGGCCGCGACAAGGCAAGGGGTGCGCGAGCTGCTGTTTGCCATTGCCGATCTGCTCGAAACAACGCCGGAGTTTCCGCTCTATGAACCGGAAGAGCCGGCGGTGCAGCGCGTCGTGTACAAATACGAAAAAGAGGAGCTGCCGTTTGCCATTACCCGCGGCAGCGACGGGGCGTTCATTTTGTCGGGCGACAAAATCGAGAAGCTGTTTAAAATGACCGATTTCTCGCGCGAAGAATCGGTGCGCCGCTTCGCTCGCCAGCTGCGGGCGATAGGAGTCGACGACGCGCTGCGCGAGCGCGGAGCGAAAGACGGAGACACCGTCCGGTTGCTCGATTACGAGTTTGAGTTTGTCGACGACTGGGATGAACGGTAA
- a CDS encoding ACT domain-containing protein gives MEKKFYLVREDVLPEAMKKVVLAKQLLERKKAASVAEAAQLANISRGVFYKYRDAIFPFQAVTKENIVTLFFHLEDRSGTLSRLLGVVAAAGCNVLTIHQTIPLQGRANVTLSVSTNDMHEDIDELLTKLRGLEFVEKVEIVGSGVY, from the coding sequence GTGGAAAAAAAGTTTTATTTAGTGCGTGAAGACGTCTTGCCGGAAGCGATGAAAAAAGTCGTGCTCGCTAAGCAGCTGCTTGAGCGGAAAAAAGCCGCCTCGGTCGCCGAGGCGGCGCAGCTTGCGAACATTAGCCGCGGCGTCTTTTACAAATACCGCGACGCCATTTTTCCGTTTCAAGCGGTGACGAAAGAAAATATCGTCACGTTGTTTTTTCATTTAGAAGACCGCTCAGGCACGTTGTCGCGGCTGCTTGGCGTCGTGGCAGCGGCCGGCTGCAACGTGCTGACGATCCACCAGACGATCCCGCTGCAAGGACGGGCGAACGTGACGCTTTCCGTCAGCACAAACGATATGCATGAAGACATTGATGAACTGTTGACAAAGCTGAGAGGGCTCGAGTTTGTCGAAAAAGTTGAAATTGTTGGTTCAGGAGTGTATTGA
- the pheA gene encoding prephenate dehydratase, producing the protein MKIGYLGPKATFTEAAVVTLFPTEQREPYDTIPDCIDAVAVGEIEAAVVPLENALEGSVNLTLDYLIHEQPLPIIGEIVVPIEQHLMVHPYYAPHWREIKEVYSHSHAIAQCRKFLHTVLKGAKQVPMTSTSAAAKFVSEHPHLPVAAIANRLAASEYGLTIVQENIHDYDYNHTRFIVVSRSGQPLLPDSPLYVGDKTTVVVMLPQDQPGALHQVLSAFAWRRLNLTKIESRPAKTGLGNYFFIIDIDASMDDVLIPGAIAEIEALGCTVQLLGSYPYYFA; encoded by the coding sequence ATGAAAATCGGATACTTAGGACCAAAGGCAACGTTTACTGAGGCGGCTGTTGTTACACTTTTTCCGACTGAACAGCGCGAGCCGTATGACACGATTCCCGACTGCATCGACGCCGTCGCCGTTGGGGAAATTGAGGCGGCCGTTGTGCCGCTTGAAAATGCGTTGGAAGGATCGGTCAACTTAACGCTCGATTATTTGATCCATGAACAGCCGCTGCCGATCATCGGCGAAATCGTCGTCCCGATCGAGCAGCATTTAATGGTGCATCCGTACTATGCGCCGCATTGGCGCGAGATTAAAGAAGTGTATTCGCATTCGCACGCCATTGCTCAGTGCCGCAAATTTTTACATACGGTGCTCAAAGGGGCGAAGCAAGTGCCGATGACGTCAACGAGCGCCGCCGCCAAATTTGTGAGCGAACATCCGCACTTGCCGGTGGCGGCGATTGCCAATCGGCTTGCAGCGAGCGAATACGGCTTGACGATCGTGCAGGAAAATATTCATGATTACGATTACAATCATACGCGCTTTATCGTCGTCAGCCGAAGCGGGCAGCCGCTTTTACCTGATTCGCCGCTTTATGTCGGCGACAAAACGACCGTTGTCGTCATGCTGCCGCAAGATCAGCCCGGGGCGCTTCACCAAGTGTTGTCGGCGTTTGCTTGGCGGCGGCTGAACTTGACGAAAATTGAGTCGCGCCCGGCGAAAACGGGGCTCGGCAACTACTTTTTTATCATTGACATCGACGCGTCGATGGATGACGTCCTCATCCCGGGGGCGATCGCCGAAATCGAAGCGCTCGGCTGTACAGTGCAGTTGTTGGGCAGTTATCCATATTATTTTGCTTAA
- a CDS encoding transcription repressor NadR, translated as MGKVKEEKKILGETRRQLILQWLKESGTPLTGAELAAKTNVSRQVIVQDISLLKARNEPIIATSQGYLYLKPAEPAQTYTRTIACSHTPEQTKEELYLLVDCGVTVKDVKIEHPVYGDLTASVMVSNRLEVDQFIAKIEATKSAYLLQLTDGTHLHTLEADSPEKLDAACRALKQAGFLIEA; from the coding sequence ATGGGCAAGGTGAAAGAAGAAAAGAAAATTTTAGGAGAAACGCGACGCCAGCTCATTTTGCAATGGCTGAAAGAAAGCGGGACGCCGCTCACCGGGGCGGAGTTGGCGGCGAAAACGAACGTCAGCCGCCAAGTGATCGTCCAAGATATTTCGCTGTTAAAGGCGCGCAACGAACCGATTATCGCGACAAGCCAAGGCTATTTGTATTTAAAGCCGGCTGAACCGGCGCAAACGTATACGAGAACAATCGCCTGCTCCCATACACCAGAGCAGACGAAAGAAGAATTGTATTTGCTCGTCGATTGCGGCGTAACGGTAAAAGATGTCAAAATCGAACATCCAGTCTATGGGGATTTAACCGCATCGGTCATGGTCAGCAACCGCCTCGAAGTCGACCAGTTCATCGCCAAAATCGAGGCGACAAAATCGGCGTATTTATTGCAGCTGACCGACGGGACGCATTTGCATACGCTTGAAGCCGACTCGCCGGAAAAGCTTGACGCCGCCTGCCGCGCCCTAAAACAAGCGGGCTTTTTAATCGAGGCCTAA
- a CDS encoding IscS subfamily cysteine desulfurase: MIYLDYAATTPMCEEAIAAYAEAAAVYFGNESSLHDTGTKAKQLLTLCRRELAAMINGEAEGIYFTSGGTEANVLAIRSLIAAHRHKGNHLITTEIEHASLYHLFRQLETEGYTVTYLPVDRFGRIRLADLERAITPRTILASIQHANSEIGTIQPLADIGRLLRTRGVLFHSDCVQTFAKIQLDIKAMAIDSVSISAHKVYGPKGVGAVYIDPHLHWKPVFPGATHESGFRPGTVNVPGIVAFITAAKQLYGRMEGEQSRFEQLRRRLLDAIAAKQLPIAVEGHPRWRLAHIVGLSVAGFEGQLVMLECNRAGIAISTGSACQVGLQAPSRTMLAVGKTPEEAKQFVRVSLGAATTEAEIDQLISALERLIRTRKEAWAR; this comes from the coding sequence ATGATTTATTTGGACTATGCCGCGACGACACCGATGTGTGAGGAAGCCATCGCGGCTTATGCCGAGGCAGCGGCCGTTTATTTTGGCAATGAAAGCAGCCTGCACGACACCGGTACGAAAGCGAAGCAACTGCTGACATTATGCCGGCGCGAGCTTGCGGCTATGATCAACGGGGAAGCGGAAGGGATCTATTTCACAAGCGGCGGCACAGAAGCGAATGTGCTCGCCATTCGGTCGCTCATTGCCGCCCATCGTCATAAAGGAAATCATTTAATTACCACTGAAATCGAGCACGCCTCACTATATCATTTGTTTCGACAGCTTGAAACGGAAGGGTATACAGTGACGTATTTGCCCGTCGACCGATTCGGGCGCATTCGTCTCGCTGATTTAGAACGGGCCATCACGCCGCGGACGATCCTCGCTTCCATCCAGCACGCCAACTCGGAAATCGGCACCATCCAGCCGCTAGCCGACATCGGTCGCCTGTTGCGGACGCGCGGCGTCCTTTTTCATAGCGACTGCGTGCAAACTTTTGCTAAAATACAGCTAGACATAAAGGCGATGGCGATTGACAGCGTATCGATTTCCGCCCATAAAGTGTACGGCCCAAAGGGCGTCGGCGCCGTCTACATCGACCCGCACCTTCACTGGAAACCCGTTTTTCCGGGGGCGACACACGAATCCGGTTTCCGGCCCGGAACGGTCAATGTGCCGGGGATCGTTGCCTTCATTACCGCCGCTAAGCAGCTTTACGGACGGATGGAAGGCGAACAGTCACGCTTTGAACAGCTGCGCCGCCGGCTGCTTGACGCCATCGCGGCCAAACAGCTGCCGATTGCTGTGGAAGGCCATCCCCGCTGGCGGCTTGCCCATATTGTCGGGTTGTCTGTTGCCGGTTTTGAAGGACAGCTCGTCATGCTTGAATGCAACCGCGCCGGCATCGCCATTTCAACCGGCAGCGCCTGCCAAGTCGGATTGCAGGCACCGTCGCGGACGATGCTCGCCGTCGGCAAAACGCCAGAGGAGGCAAAGCAGTTCGTCCGTGTATCGCTTGGTGCGGCCACGACAGAAGCAGAGATCGACCAATTGATTTCCGCATTAGAACGGCTCATCCGAACACGAAAGGAGGCATGGGCAAGGTGA
- the nadB gene encoding L-aspartate oxidase, with amino-acid sequence MGEDGIIIVGSGLAALTVAYYLRTQENVMIFTKKGRTDSNSWRAQGGVAAALAADDDWRAHFRDTLAAGCHHNDGRMVELLVREGPKRLQEWMDAGMAFDADEHGQLCFGLEGGHSRRRILHAGGDQTGKALVSFLLRQVEGRVSVVEGEQVIELLTEDGRCVGVKAKRTDGAVSAWRAAAVVLATGGCAGLYTFTSNAPTAIGDGIAMAYRAGAAVADMEFIQFHPTMLAAGGKAVGLVSEAVRGEGAVLEAEDGRRLMDGVHPLGDLAPRDVVARAIAAEMERGGRVYLNISAVRDFRRRFPTIAALCEAHGVSLEAGRLPIVPGAHFLMGGIAVNEWGQTNVPGLYAVGEAACTGVHGANRLASNSLLEAIVFGARVAHAISRQEGWPTAAHRTGRPFGRPRRLLAPPLPGRASIRERLSALAGIVRDGEQLREAVRWFEQFSLPDWLDGDLEWLSAEEIETGYALLVGWLVASSALRRTESRGGHYRSDFPYDHPDWQGRRLVRTKEEWAHASARR; translated from the coding sequence GTGGGGGAAGACGGCATCATCATTGTCGGCAGCGGACTGGCTGCTTTAACAGTCGCTTATTATTTGCGGACGCAAGAAAATGTGATGATTTTCACAAAGAAAGGCCGGACCGACAGCAACTCTTGGCGGGCGCAAGGCGGGGTGGCGGCAGCGCTGGCAGCCGACGACGACTGGCGCGCCCATTTCCGCGACACGCTTGCGGCCGGCTGTCATCATAACGATGGGCGGATGGTTGAGCTGCTCGTCCGGGAAGGGCCGAAGCGGCTGCAAGAGTGGATGGACGCTGGGATGGCATTTGATGCAGATGAACACGGTCAGCTCTGCTTCGGTCTTGAAGGCGGGCATAGCCGCCGGCGCATTTTGCACGCTGGCGGCGACCAAACGGGCAAGGCGCTCGTTTCGTTTTTGCTTAGGCAGGTGGAAGGGCGCGTATCGGTGGTGGAAGGTGAACAAGTCATCGAACTTTTGACGGAAGACGGCCGCTGCGTCGGGGTGAAAGCGAAGCGAACAGACGGCGCTGTCTCAGCTTGGCGGGCGGCGGCGGTTGTCCTAGCGACCGGCGGCTGCGCCGGACTGTATACGTTCACTTCCAACGCGCCGACAGCGATTGGCGACGGCATCGCCATGGCGTATCGCGCCGGTGCGGCAGTCGCCGACATGGAATTTATCCAATTTCATCCGACGATGCTCGCTGCCGGCGGAAAGGCGGTCGGATTAGTATCGGAGGCGGTGCGCGGCGAGGGAGCAGTGCTTGAGGCGGAAGACGGCCGGCGCTTAATGGATGGCGTTCATCCGCTTGGCGATTTGGCGCCGCGTGATGTTGTCGCCCGCGCGATCGCCGCGGAAATGGAGCGCGGGGGCCGCGTCTACTTGAATATTTCCGCTGTGCGCGATTTTCGCCGCCGCTTTCCGACGATTGCTGCGCTATGCGAGGCGCATGGCGTCAGCCTTGAAGCCGGCCGCCTTCCGATCGTGCCGGGCGCCCACTTTTTAATGGGCGGCATTGCAGTCAATGAATGGGGACAGACGAACGTGCCGGGCTTGTATGCTGTAGGCGAGGCGGCGTGCACTGGTGTGCACGGCGCCAACCGGTTGGCAAGCAATTCGTTGCTTGAGGCGATCGTCTTTGGCGCCCGCGTGGCTCACGCGATCAGCCGCCAAGAGGGGTGGCCGACGGCAGCGCACCGCACCGGCCGGCCGTTTGGCCGCCCGCGCCGTCTTTTGGCGCCGCCGCTTCCGGGGCGGGCGAGCATCCGCGAACGATTGTCCGCGCTTGCCGGCATCGTCCGTGACGGAGAGCAGCTTCGTGAAGCGGTTCGCTGGTTTGAACAGTTTTCCTTGCCCGATTGGTTGGATGGTGATCTTGAGTGGCTGTCGGCAGAGGAGATTGAAACAGGGTATGCGTTGCTTGTCGGCTGGCTCGTCGCCTCGTCCGCGCTTCGCCGCACAGAAAGCCGCGGCGGCCATTACCGGAGCGATTTTCCGTATGATCATCCGGACTGGCAAGGCCGGCGTCTCGTGCGAACGAAAGAAGAGTGGGCGCATGCATCGGCCCGGCGGTAA
- the nadC gene encoding carboxylating nicotinate-nucleotide diphosphorylase: MNRLKLEQLLRHFFLEDIGDGDVTSDTIFPANERAAGVFTAKADGVVAGVGLIAAGYQLLDPHIEVSVMKKDGERIAAGETIAAVSGPVGPLLSGERVILNLLQRLSGIATVTRQAVDLLGDSHTRLCDTRKTTPGLRMLEKYAVTCGGGYNHRFGLYDGVMIKDNHIAFCGSIAAAVKTVRERLGHMVKIEVETETEAEVLEAVEAGADIIMFDNRTPEEVRSFVRLVPKPIITEASGGITLANVAAYGATGVDYISLGFLTHSAAALDISFYLQ, encoded by the coding sequence ATGAATCGGTTAAAACTTGAGCAGTTGTTGCGGCACTTTTTTCTTGAGGATATCGGTGACGGCGATGTGACAAGCGACACGATTTTTCCGGCCAACGAACGCGCGGCGGGCGTGTTTACGGCGAAGGCGGATGGGGTTGTGGCCGGCGTCGGCCTGATTGCCGCCGGCTATCAGCTGCTTGATCCGCATATTGAGGTGTCGGTCATGAAAAAAGACGGCGAACGGATCGCAGCCGGCGAAACGATTGCCGCCGTTTCCGGGCCGGTCGGTCCGCTGTTGTCCGGTGAGCGCGTCATTTTGAATTTGCTTCAGCGCCTAAGCGGCATTGCGACCGTGACGCGGCAGGCGGTCGACCTGCTTGGCGACAGCCATACGCGCCTTTGCGATACGCGGAAAACGACGCCGGGCTTGCGCATGCTTGAAAAATATGCCGTCACTTGCGGCGGCGGCTACAATCACCGCTTTGGCTTGTACGACGGTGTGATGATTAAAGACAACCATATCGCGTTTTGCGGATCGATTGCCGCCGCTGTTAAAACGGTGAGAGAGCGGCTCGGCCATATGGTGAAAATCGAAGTGGAAACGGAAACGGAAGCCGAGGTGCTCGAGGCGGTCGAAGCCGGGGCTGACATTATTATGTTTGACAATCGGACGCCCGAGGAAGTGCGGTCGTTCGTCCGGCTCGTGCCGAAACCGATCATTACAGAGGCGTCCGGCGGCATTACGCTCGCTAACGTGGCGGCGTATGGCGCGACCGGCGTCGACTACATTTCACTTGGTTTCTTAACGCATTCCGCTGCGGCGTTAGATATCAGCTTTTATTTGCAATAA